Proteins encoded together in one Bacteroides ovatus window:
- a CDS encoding PKD-like family lipoprotein produces the protein MKKITVYILLLLLLSSICSCLDDKNNYDYTPINELKGTISNIEKNYSVGIDEDLVITPTFEFTIDKTDPDVSYEWRLDGELLNVKAPSYTFNSHKIGLFELTFSVIDNKTGVKYSASTDILVRSPYQRGWVVLSDVDGKSTLSFIKIKTLYGVSETVNIWGEKVVRDSIAYHSVEKYLVKDLGTNPKGVFEHLGYPSTFGQVETVYDELVVMQDRWVELNGNTLEREVYTEDEFYGDLPVGGFKPVEAAMSYSAKFIRDENGYIYMHTKPVANDFHAGAYMSIPLWNYTRFSALYPVQKFKDRNMDAVLALREEDNSLVIIRNGGGVKNSSNDPTFYDNTVKDTGEIVEFEGEDAKNFQNMRDESIVTMKTASVNVNGDMMQAWVALMKGNDMSYQLRYFRMKNKKWDIYDYYENDLTSLKNKEYTDMAVFEQKQYVVIAMGNELWYCQYVKGMASAPKLIHTFDKKVIALSSNDIYLYPKYGVYNGQLGVALEDGSFFIYGVEEKDKQESELVNDVKIKQLYPNEESEKEGDNNFGKIVDVLYKIGNANQIVQYDL, from the coding sequence ATGAAAAAGATAACAGTTTATATTTTATTACTACTTTTATTGAGTAGCATTTGCAGTTGCCTGGATGATAAAAACAATTATGATTATACACCGATTAATGAACTGAAAGGCACTATTAGTAATATTGAAAAAAACTATAGTGTTGGGATAGATGAAGACTTAGTTATAACACCTACGTTTGAGTTTACAATTGATAAAACAGATCCGGATGTGAGTTACGAATGGAGACTAGACGGAGAATTGTTGAATGTAAAAGCACCTTCGTATACTTTCAATTCTCATAAGATCGGATTGTTTGAACTCACATTTTCCGTCATCGACAATAAAACAGGGGTTAAGTACTCTGCTTCAACAGACATTTTGGTTCGTTCTCCTTATCAGAGAGGATGGGTGGTTTTGTCTGACGTAGATGGAAAGTCAACACTTTCATTTATCAAGATTAAGACCTTGTATGGTGTGTCAGAAACTGTGAATATCTGGGGTGAGAAAGTGGTACGTGATTCTATCGCATATCATTCTGTCGAAAAGTATTTAGTCAAAGATTTAGGAACCAACCCCAAAGGTGTTTTTGAACATTTGGGTTATCCTAGTACTTTCGGACAGGTAGAGACTGTATATGATGAACTGGTAGTGATGCAAGATCGTTGGGTGGAGCTGAACGGTAATACTTTGGAGCGTGAAGTATATACAGAGGATGAGTTCTATGGGGATTTGCCGGTGGGGGGCTTCAAACCTGTAGAAGCTGCCATGTCTTACTCTGCAAAATTTATTCGTGATGAAAATGGATATATTTATATGCACACGAAGCCGGTTGCAAATGATTTTCATGCTGGAGCCTATATGTCTATTCCACTGTGGAATTATACTAGATTCAGTGCTTTATATCCTGTACAGAAGTTTAAGGACAGAAATATGGATGCGGTTCTGGCTCTCCGTGAAGAGGATAACTCATTGGTAATTATTCGAAATGGAGGTGGGGTGAAGAATAGTTCCAATGATCCGACATTTTATGATAATACGGTGAAGGATACCGGAGAAATAGTTGAATTTGAAGGAGAGGATGCTAAGAACTTTCAGAATATGCGTGATGAAAGTATTGTAACAATGAAAACTGCGTCAGTTAATGTGAATGGCGACATGATGCAAGCATGGGTTGCCTTGATGAAGGGTAACGATATGTCTTATCAATTGCGCTATTTCAGAATGAAGAATAAAAAATGGGATATATATGATTATTATGAAAATGACTTGACGTCATTGAAAAATAAAGAGTATACAGATATGGCTGTATTTGAACAAAAGCAGTATGTTGTTATTGCAATGGGGAATGAATTGTGGTATTGCCAATATGTGAAAGGTATGGCATCTGCTCCAAAATTGATTCATACATTTGACAAGAAGGTGATTGCTCTTTCATCTAATGATATATATTTGTATCCAAAATATGGAGTTTACAACGGTCAGTTAGGGGTTGCCTTGGAAGACGGAAGTTTCTTTATATATGGGGTGGAAGAGAAGGACAAGCAAGAATCAGAATTGGTTAATGATGTAAAAATAAAACAATTATACCCGAATGAGGAAAGTGAGAAGGAGGGAGATAATAATTTTGGAAAAATAGTGGATGTACTATATAAAATAGGAAATGCTAACCAGATTGTTCAGTATGACCTTTAA
- a CDS encoding DUF4843 domain-containing protein: MKRISFYIVIVLLGVSFFTSCEEQGLLTHTNDVSYIAFEKNMTTDTTGVSFKFYNEGENAKILLGVTISGKVQDKDLEFTVSVDPERTTLPATQYELPEKCVIKAGELTGEILVVLKYYEKLDTKAELLTLQVNDGGEVRQGPSVYSRAIISVSNLLFAPEWWTRNDGDVNNPYNIVEEWYLGRYSEKKYLMFLEELKKDGVVFDGKDMFILRKYALRLKNRIKDYNTQHPDEPMSDEYGKMEIPVAG; encoded by the coding sequence ATGAAAAGAATAAGTTTTTATATAGTCATTGTATTGTTGGGAGTCTCCTTCTTTACTTCTTGTGAGGAGCAAGGATTACTGACCCATACAAATGATGTGTCATATATTGCATTTGAGAAAAATATGACAACAGATACAACAGGTGTATCTTTTAAGTTTTACAATGAAGGTGAAAATGCTAAGATATTATTAGGAGTTACCATTTCTGGAAAAGTACAGGATAAGGATTTGGAGTTTACGGTCAGTGTAGATCCGGAACGAACGACTTTGCCTGCTACCCAATATGAATTGCCAGAGAAGTGCGTAATTAAAGCAGGAGAACTAACCGGAGAAATATTGGTGGTTCTGAAGTATTACGAAAAATTGGATACGAAAGCTGAACTGCTGACGTTGCAAGTGAATGACGGTGGTGAGGTTCGTCAAGGTCCGAGTGTCTATTCACGTGCTATTATTTCCGTATCTAATTTGTTGTTTGCACCTGAGTGGTGGACTAGAAACGACGGTGATGTGAATAATCCCTACAACATTGTTGAAGAATGGTATTTGGGGAGGTATTCGGAAAAGAAATATTTAATGTTTTTGGAAGAATTGAAAAAAGACGGGGTGGTATTTGACGGAAAAGATATGTTTATATTGCGTAAATATGCACTGCGTCTGAAAAATAGAATTAAAGATTATAATACTCAACATCCGGATGAACCCATGAGTGATGAGTATGGTAAAATGGAAATTCCTGTTGCCGGATAA